Proteins encoded in a region of the Pseudothermotoga elfii DSM 9442 = NBRC 107921 genome:
- a CDS encoding L-lactate dehydrogenase, with protein MKVSIFGAGRVGISIAYSLLHTKIADEMVIVDIDIKRAEGEVLDLYHSTPFLKRCNIIAGNPHDILNSDFVIITAGASQSAGESRLSLTKRNVKIIRQIAAQIKKYSPDAIVINVSNPVDVLSYVLWKETKFNWRKVIGTGTILDTARFRALVAKQCGVSPMSVHAYIIGEHGDSELLVWSNATIGGVSIKRFCQFCTNKNCTPLESLFEQTKNAAYEIIEKKGATNLAIGTATAALVESIYRDEKRVWTVSVFQDNLYIGFPAILGKNGVEKLVPVKLNSVEKEAFERSKEVIKKYIKEGEKSEREESSSN; from the coding sequence ATGAAAGTATCTATTTTTGGTGCCGGGCGTGTTGGTATAAGTATTGCATATTCGCTATTGCATACAAAGATTGCCGATGAGATGGTAATAGTGGATATTGATATCAAAAGGGCAGAAGGTGAGGTCCTCGATCTTTATCACAGCACACCGTTTCTCAAAAGATGCAATATAATTGCAGGTAATCCTCATGATATTTTAAACAGCGATTTTGTAATCATAACAGCAGGCGCATCTCAATCTGCAGGTGAGAGCCGCCTGTCTTTGACAAAAAGAAATGTAAAAATTATCAGGCAAATAGCTGCTCAGATAAAGAAATATTCGCCAGATGCTATTGTTATAAATGTTTCAAACCCTGTCGATGTTCTTTCATACGTTTTATGGAAAGAGACAAAATTTAATTGGCGCAAAGTCATAGGTACCGGAACAATTCTGGACACGGCCAGATTCAGGGCTCTTGTTGCCAAGCAATGCGGCGTATCACCAATGAGTGTCCATGCTTATATAATAGGAGAGCATGGCGACAGTGAATTGCTTGTATGGAGCAATGCGACTATTGGCGGTGTAAGCATAAAAAGATTTTGCCAGTTCTGCACAAATAAAAACTGCACACCATTAGAGTCACTTTTTGAACAGACGAAGAATGCGGCATATGAGATCATAGAGAAAAAAGGCGCCACAAACCTTGCCATTGGGACTGCTACAGCTGCACTGGTTGAAAGCATATACAGAGATGAAAAACGTGTTTGGACTGTTTCGGTTTTTCAGGACAATCTTTATATAGGCTTCCCAGCCATTTTGGGAAAAAATGGAGTAGAAAAGCTTGTGCCTGTTAAACTAAACAGTGTGGAAAAAGAAGCTTTCGAAAGGTCAAAGGAGGTTATAAAAAAATATATCAAAGAAGGTGAAAAAAGTGAAAGAGAAGAGAGTAGCAGTAATTAG